Genomic DNA from Acipenser ruthenus chromosome 4, fAciRut3.2 maternal haplotype, whole genome shotgun sequence:
ACAAACAAGGGTCTGACATTGAATTTCAAAACAAGCTTGTCACGGCATAAGGGAGATTAATTGAAAGTTAGCCAGTGGTACTGCTATTGAAGTAACAGGAGTCATACTGCCAAAAGGCTTGTGAATTCAAGAGACGTTTTCACATAAAAAAAGGAAGGAGGGAATCTAAATCTTTTTCAACATGTCACGCAGCAGTTTTGCTTTCACGTCAACGGCTCTGCGCTCTTTGCATTTGGAAGAGGACCTGTTGGATAGGCAGAGGTACAAGAGGAGACTAGGCGCCCCACATCTGAACCAGTACCTGCTGAAGAAGGAGCTCAGGTGGAAAGAGGAAGGAAACAAAAAGATGAACAGCGTGGTGGAGCAGCCAGAGGTGTGCCAGGATGTGGTGGTGCAGAATGCCATCTTCACTGGAGACCTCGACACACTCAAGCAGCTCTTCCCCAAGGGAACATCCGTTAACTTTGTCATTGAGTCTCGCGGGGAGGACCTGCGCTGGATCAGCAATAAGTTTGGTAGGAAGAGTTCCACTTATTTGACATGTTAATATGTTTTGCCACCTACAATTTTATGTGCTAGCTCCTAATATTATCTTGAAGATATCCTGTAGCAGTGTCTATAATGCTGGACCAAAAATACATGAGTTACAAATGTATTGATAAACTATAGGAgtacacaaatttaaaataatttgaagcatattttattttaaagacatcAAAAAACATTTACTTAACAAAAATGTTATCACAATGCAATTCAGCAATCATATTGCACCATTCAGGAAGTAAAAGGGGTCTTTACTAAAGAACAAAAAATGTTATCAAGGGTTTATAGGGGATAGCTAGCAAGTCACCTACCCTGACAGTCAGGGACTCTGAAATGTGTCAGCTGTTCCAGGGCCAAAACTGGCTGATCACAAGACACATCAGCTCCCATATATCAAAATAGAAAGCAAAGGGCCAGGAACTGGCGTACTGGCACCCCCTGGTGGTGGTGTATGTAGACATCATGTGGAGGCTATCAGTGACCCACACTGCACGCCAATCCAAATGTAATCTTTGATACCAGTGACACTGTGGACTGGAGGAATTTCCATTACAACTTCTGCAGACCTTCTTCACTGATCATCAGTGAATTGCATGCTGAGCACCAATGGGACTGCACTGCTAATTATACATAAATCAACAAGATACTGCATATCAGAGTTGTCAGGTTTAAACATGTACATGTTTCAGTTTAATTTTCTACTACTAAACATTTAGCCATTCACTAAACTTTATAACTAAACTTTGAGATCCGTCACTAAATTAATTCTGTAAGTTATTCATTTTCCTAGTTATTATGTGAACCATTTATTTTAGTATATTCTATATGTATTGCTAAACGTGGAGAACTTTAGTTAACATTTTTGTgagtgtatattttattttttcattgggTGGCTTTGTTCCTAAATTGTACTTCTTTGTTATTTTTGGTCTAAGTGTAAGCTCTACAATTTAGTTTACTGTGTACattacaaatatttgtaaatgtGAAAGCCTTACTGTAAATTCAAACATGctaatcctattattattattattattattattattatttatttcttagcagacgcccttatccagggtgacttacaatcgtaagcaaatacatttcaagtgttacaatacaagtaatacaataagagcaagaaatacaataacttttgttcaagcaaagtacaagtgtgacaaaccacaattcaataatacagcagataatagtgatagttacatcaggatatgattaaatagtgatagttacatcaggatgtgattaaatacaaagtactacaggttaaacacttggcagattacaatattctgaagtacaggattaaatgcagtaaaatagggggcagataagagcaaaataaagcacatttacatgtaCTGGGTTAGTGGTAGGAGAGCCGAAATGTGTGGGTTGCTAGGCGTGCTCTTGTGATAACTCTCTAATTTGACAAGACCATTAGAAAAGACCATTAATAAACAGCTACTAGGAGGGCCAGCAAAATATGcctttttaattgaaagcatCTTCCTTTTTGGAGGAAGTACTGCACAGCCGAACACCTTTGTATCTTTGTTACTGAACAGTCTTTTGTctggtatttttgtttttttgcacgaCCGACATTGTTAAACTGAAGAAGCAACCCTCCCATCCTGAGTAATGCAGTACCATTAGTGGTATGAGTAAATCCAGCAACCCTTTTAAACACAAGTAAATAAGAAGCTGTCCTCAATGTGAGGACTGGTAATAAGAGTCTAGGTAATCCTTACTTCAGTAATCTTCTGTTTCTTAGCAGTGACTGCGCCAAACAGCTATCATGTCATTCAGTTTGTCCCTCAAAATAGAATGTTGCCTCATAAACAAAGTTTATAAACTCATGTGCTCTCCCAATGGAACAGAATGGTTTGATTACTCCGAGAGACACCAAATTGGCAAAACAGCACAGATAAAAAATCTTGGGAAATTTATTTAAGGATCAAGCCATcaaaaaagttaaattaaaaatgGCATAATGAGTCGTAAAAACTTTCGTACAGACATCATTGCAACTGCAAAAGCGGATGGCCAGGAGCTTCAGTATTGGCATGCCTTGCTGGTAGGAGATGAAGATACCATTATCAGCATCATTGATGAACCAGAGTCACACAGGATCCTAAATGCCATATTCGATACCAGCAACGTTGATGAATGGAGGAATTACAGGTTTAACTACAGGGGTCTGCGTATGTagaattcaaaatgtaatttccaTGCATGCTGGCAGCATCATATATTTTCTATATCAATCGAGGTCAGGTTTTGAAGATACAGGTATCAGCCCTGtaaactttttgttttactttgtctTTGTCTATGCTGTTGGAAATACATGTGGGTGTATTAATGTGCTTTTAAATTTACTGAAATTCTGTAAGTATAATATCTGGCAATGATTATGTTACACAAAACTAAAACTCAGATGTGATATTTTATATAACAAAACACATTGTACAGAAAGCAGTAttaagtgaataataataataataataataataataataataataataataataataataataataataataatgcaactgTAATGGCTTGCACTATTTTTGGAGAATTTCCATTATTGGACACTGACAACATTCATGTCTGTGGAAAATGGGACTGTTCTTGTTTAGATGTAACATTACAAAGACACAAAAATGTCACatgttaaaacaaaaccaaaaatagtCAAACAACTGACTagctttgcattattattattattattattattattattattattattattattattattattaatcaacaTAGAAAAAATCAATATCTGACAAACATAGAATAGTGGTCAATACAAACTTCATTCAGTTTCCCTGTATGTGGGTCTATAAATTAACCTGAGCAAGCAGGGCTCCAGAGAGAACACATTTTCTCTGCTCTAACCCTTCCAGGTTTCTTAGAGGAGCACTTTGAAAATGCCTTTACACCACGTCTTTCAGACTGTGATACATGCGCCGGTAACTGTTTCAGTGTCatgcagtatacagtataaaTGTGTATATCAATGGGGCCCTGGAAAGCTTTTCTAGTAGCCCTGCTGCTAAGGCATAGGGATGTTGGGTCAGATATAGTTCTCGAAAGCCAGCTGAGCTTTGCTAATATTAGTATCAGTTCTTATTACGTGCAAACTTAGCAGAAAGTGAAACCAAACTGGTCATGCAGGCTGCTTGAAGTGGATCCTCTGTGTGGGCAGGGTAACATTGTAAGGTTGCCAAATATCGACAAACACAGGCATTAAACACGAAGGTGGTGAACTGTCCAGTGGAGAGACTATTGCAGTACAACAGGCTACTCACagacatacaaaaaacaaaaacaaaaaagctaatCTCAACACAGAGGGAGCTCCAAATAACAGCTCAGTCTTAGAGGACTTAAACAAACACAGGACTGTGCATTCATGGATGTCTGGAAAGTGTCCTCTTACGGTATATAAGGGAGAAATTGATATAATCTTTAACCTTTGACATGTCAgatatttttcacatttccattgtagttgtttacaaaccattcgatCTGATATGACTGAtatgccctggataagggcttctgctaagaaataaataatgacataTCCCCTAGGTCAGTGGTACTCAACTGTAGCCCTCAAGATCGATTCCAGTcctggtttttactccaagcatgtGCTTAACTGAAGCTGTTAAGAGGccattaactaatttaggacctgcttggaataaagaccaggactggaatggatctcgagggccagagtagAGTACCACTGTCCTAGgttatataaaattattattattatttatttcttagcagacacccttatccagggcgacttacaattgttacaagatatcacattatttttacatacaattacccatttatacagtctggtttttactggagcaatctaggtaaagtaccttgcttaagggtacagcagcagtgtcccctaccagggattgaacccacgaccctccggtcaagagtccaaagccctaaccactacacactgctgcccataaaagGGAAGTCCCATTTCTAGTTTTGATTCATTTTTCTACCTGGCTGTTAAAAGCTTTGTGATGTTTTTCTTCCTAGATGAAAAGCGCTTTATCATTAAAGgcagtaaataaaaacaacttgtattgtattgtaatataaaTGAAATTAAAGACATCATATTGGAGCGTGATCCTAATTTTCTATCTCGCCTTGTACAATTGGTGCAACCCCCCTACACACTACAGTAGCTTGCCTCTTGTTGCTTGTGATTTCAGGGCTGTGGTCATTGACATATGAGCAGGAGCTGACGACCCCTCTGCACATCACAGCGAGCCGTGGCTACACCGATTGCCTGAAGCACCTGCTGATGAGAGGCTCCGAGGTAGACATAGCCCCGGGGGGAAGGACTGCCCTCCACGATGCTTGCAGCAACGCCACCACAGAGTGTGCCAAGCTGCTGTTGACTTACGGAGCGAGTGCCAACTCAGTTACAGAAGACGGCTTCATGCCCCTCCATTTGTGCACCACCCCACAGTCATTCCAGTAGGTTTTTGTGTCAGAAAAAACTACAGCTATGCATCTGTGAATACTAGGGGGCAGATTACATCTAAATTCTGTGAACCGCCTTAGCTGAGGCAGGATAAATGttggttaaaataaaatagaaattccCAATGCTCCCTAGTTgcttggtattaaaacaaaaattcccAGCAGAAAAGGAATTTTGTGGTTTCTTCAATGTTGCGCCTTGTAAGAGGAGTGTTATTTAACAGgacataaaaacacattcattcaagAGTTGTAGAACCTGCATTAGGGTTATTGTTTAATGTCCCGTTGATATGGTGTATCTGCAGTAAAATCCTTGGAGAAAGTGAAATTTAAATTAATACTTTTAATCTTTGAATTACAGGCTACACCTGGACAGTACTCCTGCTGTATGTACTGCCATAGAGTTTTCAAAAGTCTACAAATAGCATGAACCTTTTTTTTAGCTACAATATCAGATTTTACAGTGTCTCTGTAAGCAAGCACACATTGTATTAACCGGCACCATTTTCTGGTCCCAAGCAAAGCTgggttagacaggttttactataCAATGTTGGATGCTGCAAATTCTGTCAAAAGCTTTGCAAAACCTCTGTGGTTGAGTGacatatattaataaacatatttaGCTCAGCTATTAATTGTTAGTgtttatatattgtttgtttatttatttgtttaatttagatAATAGAACATTCCAACTGTATGCTGTTGTTAACTTGAGGCATTTGCGTGaagtgcagcaaaaaaaaagtaatacattttttagtGTTCTTTTTTTGCACAAACCGTAATGTATGCTGCATAAGAACCATTTGTGCATCTTCTCAGAATGCAGATGAACCTTGGCTTTAGATTTAATCTTAATTTTACCTCAAAGTCTCGCCTGCCCATTTGGAATGACCTCCAATCCATATGAACCCTAAAATGTCAATATCGGACCCGTAATTAAGATTAACCAATGCATTGATAAAACTTTTCAAAATTAGGAAGTAAAAAAAAGTAGTAGACTCTTCACAGAAGCCTTCAAATACAAAATTGCATGTCATATTATTGTACATAGTAATATAAAGTAGGCATTGAGAAATTATTATAACCACTAATACTATTATTCATTTTTagttaattgattttatttagtttattttggtatatcaattttttttttttttttagtgttacaTAGCTATGGATGATACAGctatttgtttttgcattttatttccgTTACAGATGTGCCAAACTCCTACTGCAGTTTGGTGCCCATGTGAATGGATGCAGCTTGGACGATGACGACACTCCCCTGCACTTGGCAGCGCGCTACGGCCTGGAGGAGCACGTCGATCTGTACCTGCGGTATGGCGCGGCCATGGAGAAACTGAACGATGAGGGGCAGACCCCGCTCAATGCTGCCTGCTCACAGCCACACAGTGCAGAGGAACTGGAACGCTACTACCACATCTGCAAGCGGCTGGTCGAGGCCGGGGCCAACATCTTCACCAGTGACCAGGACAAGCAGACCCCTCTGCACATGGCCTGCAAGAACGTCAACCCCAAAGtggtagagctgctgctgcagaagGGGTCCAACGTGAATATCATGAGCTACAGCAGCAACGCACCCATGCACAACATCCTTAAGGGGGTAGCCTTCAAGCTGGAGCACCAGCCAGAACTCATTGTCCGCTCCCTTCTCAACTACGGCTCCATCCGCGTGTGGCCCGAGGCACTGCCCAAGGTGAGTGCACTGCAGGTTTTTACAGCTTCGCAAAGACACACAATATACCTGATTAGGGTGGTTGCAATGAACAAATCACAAAACCATATAACAATAACAAatccaaaaaaacaaatactcaaGGAGTGctgtttaacacattattttgtggttcacagtgcttttttttattacttatttattttttacatcgaAGAAGGCACTAGCCTAAACGTAAATGTTTCTCTCAAAAACTGAGTAATACTCAGTGGATACAAATGATTAGTTATatgtacagaaagaaaatatgttAGAAGATATTTCAAGGAGAGTTGAAGTCTTATTTTGAGACGTGTTAGAATTTATCCGGAACACCCTGCTGTTCTTCGAAAGAGAGATCTCTGATATCGACAGGGTAGACAAGACCTTAAATGCCTCATCCACTGTGCTGCCTCATCTTAGGCAGCACAGTGCCCCGTAGCACCATGCTGGGGTCAACCCTTCACTATGGTTGTGAATATCATCCCTGTTCAGGGAAAGCTGCATCCTTCTCTCCAAACACACTTGCATGTTTCAAATAAATTGTCTCGCTCCTAATTAGGCAGTGTTAATAAGAGATTAATTAGTGATAATTGCTGATTTTCCCTGCAAATCCCCCAAAGGGGGAGGTCCAATCTGCTCAGTTCTCTGAGTGTTTAATTATTTCCCACATTCCCAaggtttttttctctcttctcaATGCCAAACAGGGGGCTGAAATGTACAGGGCACACTCGACAGCTGCCTTTTTCAAAGAATTTTAGCTCAAACTCAAGTGGAAGGGATGTTTTAGGgccctgtggcagtgtgccccgcccctgtgtgtattttgtgttatgtgttgcgtgtggtgtgttaatgttggtgtttagATGTTGGTGcgtgggatataaatgggtctgtgtagcacgagtgatttaaaatataagttgtatttaggcacatgcagataaagtatgtaacagtatgtgagcacgggattgcacaaattagtgccgagattcaagtgaatgattaattagtaattgagtctcggcacagctgtatatatagagcaGGGCtactcaatcctggtcctggagggctgctgtccctcctggtttttgttccaactgtaccctaaattacttcattggaccaattaagtgcttattagaagcttaattggtccaattaatcaatttagtgtacggttagaacaaaaaccaggagggacagcagcCCCCCAGGACCAGTGTTGAGTAGCCCTGATCTAGAGGCACGAAGCACtgactcggggttgtgtgttcggtgagtggagaacgggtgtggagaggaggtaaaaagggttaaaaactaaaatagcaattgctaaaacatgctggcttataaaccagcacaatacttgttattgtttgtcgtttgtttgtttgtttggccatagtgccgttttgttttgtcaaagtgtttttgttttctgtttaagcCTTTTActttacaataaaacactgagcgccacaGCATCTCAGTTTCGCCCGCAGTTGCTGTGTGtcttgcattcatttcctggcctgacgtcacccctacagccagcctgttcacacatggtgtcagaaaTGTGCATGCTGTAAActatagtgtatttaaatattgatttttgcattgtaaccctgtactgccctataaatcgtcttggataaaggtgtcttccaaattaataataacaacaacaacaacaacaagagtaTGACCTTCAGATGTGTGCTTTTAGGTACTGAAGTACTGCTGTCCTTCTCCCAGGACTATTGAGGCTCTGATGAACGCCTATGACCGCCTCAAAATCACAGACGCCTGGTTGGAGGCTGTTTCTCCTGAAGTCTTCCAGGTGAGTTACAGCAATAACAAGAATTACAGACTGGTTTGGCATCACTGTTTAAATTGGACCCCATTATTTTCTTCTGTGTTTTTATCTCTGTATTATTCTTCAaattttttgcatatatctggggAACCGCTTATCTAATTGTCATGAAAACTGGTATTAACATTATAGAGAATATCAGATTTGCAGGATATAGAGGATTGTGGGTGTCACatgtacatttttgcatatatctggtgaactacttatccaattgtcatgacaCTTGGTATTAACATCATTTAGCGTACGTTTTTGAGAGTAGCAGATTCTGGGGAAATATATAAGTTTCTTGTCCATACATCCCTCCATCCAGGGTTAGAATCCTgcagaaaatagtgagtggactctatAGAATTAATAGTCGAACGTGTTGAACATCTTACTGTTGGGTAGATTgtctatggaaggttcccagcccagaataaagaaaaggagactctcactctctaaaataggagggctatccttgcctgttctttagaaatattatttggctgcaaggctatatttggtgcaatactggattttcaaaaatgttaatgccagatgtacccacatgaaaccatttggaaaacaatctaaTTGGTCCGAAagaaaattgtttaaacatttaaaataaaatttaaaaattacatacatacacaaaatgtctggtataatgttttaaaaatgttaggaTTAGACAATGATCATTTAAAACCAGAGAACAAAGATATAtcatccacaaaaagagagaggCAACTAACAAGGCCTTGATGTCACATATTCACTGTAATGAAGAACATCCTCCTGCTTTCATCAAtgtattataacaataataataataataataataataataataataataataataataataataataataaaaagttggacatagcaggtcacaaataaaaaataacacagcaaGATGTATGCAATAAGATAAAGAACAGAAGGCTTCATATTATAGCCTAGCAAAAATATGTGTGTGGTGTCATTGTAAACACTTGTATGATATTAAATAATTTTCGCtttgtattataagctttcacaattattttcagcaaatcgagaGATCTTGCAGGAAcgaccacctggaagttggttacttattcccggttccttattcgcggtgtagttgacaaagcagcgtgtcctttttctgtgtgttttaaatcacttacacatcttgctctaTTAATGTATTGCTACTATATAACAGATAGCCACTCCCTCTTTCAAGAAAcactaaaatattaataaaaaaatctgtatcagcagcatagcggtacccCATATATTACCTGCTTGTTTTGTCCCACTTAACCTCTTAGACGGTTTGCTCACGCAGGGTCGATGAGCAAATGTTGTTTTTCATCAACTCTGTTGGATagtgtttagtttgtcagttttggaagaaaaaaaaacaaggtcagcTGTTACGCTAATTTTCACTTAGTTTACTGAatcaacacattattattttgtgataacattctttaaaaaaaataaatgtaatcaacATCTAAAAACCAGTTGTCTGTGAATTTCAGTTAACGGTGCTGCTTGTCAATTCCAGTGACTGTCTGGCCAGAGAGCACACACAGACTCAATACAAGGAAGGGTTGCGTTAGGAACATTAAAGGATGAAGTATTGgggagaaataaaataggctactaCTCAAGATAAATAAGAATGTAGATGGAGTGCGAAAAATGCTGTTTCATCAAAAAAAGTTAGTGGACTGTGTCcaccccccagtctaacactgcctccatctgtatgtcacacttatgtTTCTGCATGTGGAGGAcagcttatcaaattgtgattaaacatttaaataccaTTTCTTAATCTATACTATGCTGTACTTACTGTTCATCAATGTTTTCATCATACTAATCATTTTGAATGTACAGTCATCGtggggggtgtatgttactgacaaaCCTCTTTCTTCATTACTTAAACTGGAAGTTTTAATTGAGACCACTTTTTCAAAGACTTGTGGTGGGAAGGCATTTGAAGTACAAATCAATAGAACCATCAGAAGCAGGAAAGGGCATTCTTGCCTCTCGAATGGGTTTTTCTACCTTTTTCTCACCTTGTTTGGCGTTTGTGATTGTTGCTAGAGGTTCTGAACTCCAATGCTGGGTTCTAGCTTTATTTAACAGACTTCAGCTTAATTCACTGCAGATTTACATTCCAAGCTGCTCCATGGTCTGTGAATTCTTCATTGTAGTTATGTGAGGCTGGTTTTACATGTTAAAAGCCCACAGCTTAACATGACTTTCCCTTATGTGTTAATAAACATCTTAATTTCTGGGGACACTGGGGGTGGGCACAATGGAGGGGTGTGCTGTAGATCATTTTAGAGATAACGGAGTTAAAAGatgccttattttatttttttgccagaaACATCGCTACTTTTATGAGTCACTCTTTGCCCTGGCTAACAGACCCCGATCCCTCCAGCACCTGGTTCGCTGCAAGCTGAGGAAATACTTGGAGGGCCGGCTTCACCAGGCGGTGCCCAAGCTCGGCCTGCCCACCTTCCTACAGAACTACCTGCTGCTGCACTTCCGCGACTGCCTGCACTAACCCGCACAATAAATGCAGTGCAATTTCTTATTAATTTGACCAATATAAACCCTTTCACCTAGAAGCACAAACAGCACCCCTAAATCCCTGTAGAACAGCTATATTTTCCTGAAATtgattttgctaaaaaaaaatttaaaatgcatttactttgcag
This window encodes:
- the asb10 gene encoding ankyrin repeat and SOCS box protein 10 isoform X2, with the translated sequence MSRKNFRTDIIATAKADGQELQYWHALLVGDEDTIISIIDEPESHRILNAIFDTSNVDEWRNYRFNYRGLRLWSLTYEQELTTPLHITASRGYTDCLKHLLMRGSEVDIAPGGRTALHDACSNATTECAKLLLTYGASANSVTEDGFMPLHLCTTPQSFQCAKLLLQFGAHVNGCSLDDDDTPLHLAARYGLEEHVDLYLRYGAAMEKLNDEGQTPLNAACSQPHSAEELERYYHICKRLVEAGANIFTSDQDKQTPLHMACKNVNPKVVELLLQKGSNVNIMSYSSNAPMHNILKGVAFKLEHQPELIVRSLLNYGSIRVWPEALPKVLKYCCPSPRTIEALMNAYDRLKITDAWLEAVSPEVFQKHRYFYESLFALANRPRSLQHLVRCKLRKYLEGRLHQAVPKLGLPTFLQNYLLLHFRDCLH
- the asb10 gene encoding ankyrin repeat and SOCS box protein 10 isoform X1, translated to MSRSSFAFTSTALRSLHLEEDLLDRQRYKRRLGAPHLNQYLLKKELRWKEEGNKKMNSVVEQPEVCQDVVVQNAIFTGDLDTLKQLFPKGTSVNFVIESRGEDLRWISNKFGLWSLTYEQELTTPLHITASRGYTDCLKHLLMRGSEVDIAPGGRTALHDACSNATTECAKLLLTYGASANSVTEDGFMPLHLCTTPQSFQCAKLLLQFGAHVNGCSLDDDDTPLHLAARYGLEEHVDLYLRYGAAMEKLNDEGQTPLNAACSQPHSAEELERYYHICKRLVEAGANIFTSDQDKQTPLHMACKNVNPKVVELLLQKGSNVNIMSYSSNAPMHNILKGVAFKLEHQPELIVRSLLNYGSIRVWPEALPKVLKYCCPSPRTIEALMNAYDRLKITDAWLEAVSPEVFQKHRYFYESLFALANRPRSLQHLVRCKLRKYLEGRLHQAVPKLGLPTFLQNYLLLHFRDCLH